In a genomic window of Ptiloglossa arizonensis isolate GNS036 unplaced genomic scaffold, iyPtiAriz1_principal scaffold0069, whole genome shotgun sequence:
- the LOC143154503 gene encoding uncharacterized protein LOC143154503, whose amino-acid sequence MLSIGWGGLRAVDGHKVARLTKWQCLWYTIDEMFDMEGASDAGAPGPGVPVADLSAADGRANVDDPGYDPDNELIIVMDLLLDGQIKCRACLSHGRWFLQEKTWSEHMAMQHPQVKVLWRCAHCGKSFQKLHGCRCHLPKCAGPRQEERLGGHVCSSCGSSYSSQRGLSQHERHAHPVVRNTKKAQAANPSRPSYRASACTEEQVQELVRLDRIYRSDRFPNVKIHQHLPGKTLRQISDKRRRLPVESVKAVVEEEPEESDSDSYESATEEIAEAEAPLSGEEDSWQTTLKGAIMADSLDLNHKLFEVERRIIESAMRGRKEPSETESILDIFIEKLKDGISERSEPRHRRRPINQEQGKESDRTRRNKYKFSRYQDLYNKCPGRLIDMAVAGSVVEARGQSELPDRASIRQLYEDLWGKVGPTTGLPQLGRGPSPLSSMEEMWGPVTIAEVVALQPVDAARSISGSMASQSDRAYYQTREERGRCKNYSAMLDHRLRSKVMNHRRQKGFTKEDGCKQNIAILNRALMLMKEKHGGVVTVVDISKAFDTIPHEALGDGLRRKGVPTTVVNYVKKMYDGCHTSIRTRDRDIPIRIKRGVKQGDPLSPLLFNTILDPIIEDLDETTEGIRMGDESVSILAFADDLVLLSRDKKEASQQLGKLTKYLKRLGMSIECNKCRTFQVVCKNKTWYAEDPGLEIQGTPIPWAGPGDLFQYLGVKFDPWRGPERARTENIVNAAKNIQKMGLKSHQKVNLIKTHLLPRYIHQLVVNPPPIKTLNSLDHEVRQIIKELLHLHPSTTDGVLYAEKRNGSLGIQKVADIVRIAKLRNAINMINNDDLAIREAYKGQEQIIKVYVNSLGLAWPNTHNEIERARAWTSKGGI is encoded by the exons ATGTTAAGTATCGGCTGGGGTGGCCTCCGGGCCGTCGACGGACACAAGGTGGCTCGGTTGACGAAATGGCAATGTCTCTGGTATACGATTG ATGAAATGTTTGATATGGAAGGAGCCTCGGACGCGGGGGCCCCCGGCCCTGGGGTCCCCGTGGCGGATTTGTCCGCTGCTGATGGTAGGGCCAATGTTGACGACCCAGGCTATGACCCGGATAATGAATTGATTATTGTAATGGATCTACTTCTCGATGGGCAGATAAAGTGCAGGGCGTGTCTCTCTCATGGGAGATGGTTCCTACAGGAGAAAACCTGGAGCGAACACATGGCAATGCAGCACCCGCAAGTAAAAGTTCTTTGGAGGTGTGCACACTGCGGTAAATCGTTCCAAAAACTACACGGTTGCAGGTGCCACCTCCCAAAATGTGCCGGTCCCAGACAAGAAGAACGGCTGGGCGGCCACGTTTGCTCCTCCTGTGGGAGCTCTTACAGCTCTCAAAGAGGGTTGTCTCAGCATGAGAGACACGCGCACCCGGTGGTGCGAAACACAAAAAAGGCGCAAGCAGCCAACCCTAGCCGTCCAAGTTATCGAGCCTCGGCTTGCACGGAAGAGCAAGTCCAGGAGTTAGTGCGACTGGACAGAATCTATCGTTCCGATAGGTTCCCAAATGTGAAGATACACCAGCACCTACCGGGTAAAACACTAAGGCAAATAAGCGATAAAAGGAGGCGACTGCCTGTCGAGAGTGTGAAGGCGGTTGTCGAGGAGGAGCCCGAGGAATCCGACTCAGACTCTTATGAATCGGCAACCGAGGAAATAGCGGAAGCAGAGGCCCCGTTGAGTGGTGAGGAAGATAGCTGGCAGACCACGCTCAAGGGGGCAATCATGGCCGACTCGCTCGATCTAAATCACAAGCTCTTCGAAGTGGAACGAAGAATAATAGAGTCGGCCATGAGAGGAAGAAAGGAACCATCAGAGACCGAGAGTATCCTGGACATCTTCATTGAGAAATTGAAAGACGGGATAAGTGAACGATCGGAACCCAGACATAGGAGGAGACCGATAAACCAAGAACAGGGAAAGGAAAGCGATCGTACCCGTCGGAATAAATATAAGTTCTCTCGGTATCAAGATTTATATAACAAGTGTCCAGGCCGATTAATAGATATGGCGGTCGCGGGAAGTGTTGTGGAGGCGAGGGGGCAGTCGGAGCTCCCTGATAGGGCTAGCATAAGGCAGCTCTATGAGGACCTGTGGGGGAAAGTGGGACCCACCACAGGCCTTCCTCAGCTCGGAAGGGGTCCGAGCCCACTTTCTTCAATGGAAGAAATGTGGGGGCCCGTCACTATCGCTGAAGTGGTGG CTCTTCAACCTGTTGATGCTGCAAGGAGTATTTCCGGATCAATGGCAAGCCAATCGGACCGCGCTTATTACCAAACCAGGGAAGAGCGCGGCCGATGTAAGAATTATTCTGCTATGTTGGATCACAGGTTGAGGAGCAAGGTTATGAACCACAGAAGGCAGAAAGGCTTCACCAAAGAAGATGGGTGTAAGCAGAACATAGCCATTCTGAACAGGGCACTTATGCTCATGAAGGAAAAACATGGCGGAGTGGTGACAGTCGTCGACATTTCCAAGGCCTTCGACACGATCCCCCACGAGGCGTTAGGGGACGGGCTTAGGAGGAAGGGTGTCCCGACAACCGTCGTGAATTACGTAAAGAAAATGTATGACGGTTGCCACACCAGTATCAGAACTAGGGATCGGGACATCCCAATAAGAATTAAAAGGGGAGTTAAGCAGGGAGACCCCCTGTCGCCTTTATTATTCAACACAATCCTAGACCCCATAATCGAAGATCTTGACGAGACAACGGAGGGAATCCGAATGGGAGACGAGAGCGTTTCCATATTGGCCTTTGCGGACGATCTGGTGCTACTAAGCAGAGATAAGAAAGAGGCATCCCAGCAGCTGGGGAAACTGACAAAGTACCTCAAGCGGCTGGGTATGTCTATCGAATGCAACAAATGCCGAACTTTTCAGGTCGTCTGCAAAAATAAGACTTGGTATGCCGAGGATCCTGGTTTGGAGATCCAGGGAACGCCCATTCCATGGGCAGGACCTGGGGACCTTTTCCAGTATCTCGGTGTCAAGTTTGACCCCTGGAGAGGCCCAGAGCGCGCGCGGACAGAGAATATCGTGAACGCcgccaaaaatatacaaaagatgGGGCTTAAGTCCCATCAAAAGGTGAATCTGATCAAGACTCACCTCCTGCCCCGATACATTCATCAGCTGGTCGTGAATCCGCCACCAATTAAAACGCTCAATAGCCTGGACCATGAAGTTAGACAAATTATAAAAGAGCTGCTTCATCTGCACCCGTCAACGACGGATGGGGTGTTGTATGCTGAAAAGCGAAACGGTAGTCTAGGTATCCAGAAGGTGGCGGATATCGTAAGAATAGCCAAGCTGAGGAATGCtataaacatgataaataatgACGATCTGGCTATCAGGGAAGCCTATAAGGGGCAGGAGCAAATCATAAAGGTGTATGTGAATTCTCTGGGGTTGGCATGGCCCAACACCCATAATGAaatcgagcgcgcgcgcgcgtggacCTCAAAAGGGGGCATTTAG